AATTATAGTGCAACAGTGAATGGATGTCCTGTCACAGGTTCATTTGCAATAACAGTATCAACTGTTCCAGCTCCGGTATTCGGAACAATAGGAACATTATGTCCTGGTGCGACAGCAACATTAAGTGCAACGTTCCCTGCTGGTACAACAGTAACAGGTGTTGTATGGAGTGGTACAGGTGTAAGTGGAACAACATTTACTGCACCTGCTGCTGGTGGTTCATATACTGTGAACTATAGTGCAACAGTGAATGGTTGTCCTGTCACCGGATCATTTACAATAACAGTAGCCAGTGCTCCCGCTACACTAATCGTAGTCGGTAATAACTTCTGCCCAGGCGGAAGCGGTACAATTACTGTACAGAATATACAGGCTGGTATTTCTTACCAGGTTCGTATTGTAGGAGGGGCCAATATAGGTGCAGCACAAAGCGGTGCTGCTGGTACTAACCTTACATTTACAAATATTCCAGTCGGTACATTCCAGATTGTAGCAACTAATATAAGTTCGAATTGTATGACTGTGTTTGGCAATGTAACAATTGCTCAAACTGTAGTTACTCCATGTATGATCACAGGGCCAACAAGTGTATGCATGGGCACGAGGAATACATACACTGTACAAACTGGACCGGGTGTTACAAATATTCAATGGAGCATTCAGGGTGGAAATTGCATCATCGTGGGTACCGCTACAACAGCAACAGTTTCCATTAAGGCAATAGGACCAGGTACGTTCATTATACGTGCAACTGTAATGTATGGTAACTGCCCTACCAGTTGCGAATTGACAGTTACTTCGACTCCTTTGACAGTAAGTGCGGCACATGTTATTGTTTGTCCAAATTCAACTGGCACATTGGTTGGTAGCCCTGCAGGTGGTGTATGGGCAAGTACGAATCCGCTGATCCAGGCTGCTATCAATAACAGCAACTCGACCTTCAACTCTACTGGTATACCAGCAGGTAATTATCCAGTCACCTATACGGTTATCCAAGCCGATAGTTGTACGGGTACAGCTTTAGGTTCTATAACAATACTATCAGCAGGAGTGATTGGAAGACTTGCGGGAAACTATTCAGAAGGAGAAATGATGGAGATCACGATGGACAGGTCCACCAAAGGAATTAGGTATCAACTGTTACGCAATGGAGTTGCGGTTGGTTCTCCTGTAAATGGTACCGGCAGCGAGATCAACTTTGGGCCGCATACGTTTAATGGAGAATATTCCGTTAGGGCAAGTAATTTAGAAGCGGATTGTTCGGCAACGAGTGGTGCCCAACGTATTCTTCCAACGAATGGTCCAGCGACACTTCGGGTAGATGCCAAGCTAAAAGTTACAGCATTTCCCAATCCTTTCAGCGATCAGATCCGGTTTGTAATTGAATCGGATATCGCAGGAAAGGCTGTTCTGGAAGTATACAATTTACTTGGCGCAAAACTCCAGACAGTATATGAAGGGCATGTTGATGCGAACAAAAAGCTAAATGTTGATTTCGTAGTTCCCGAATTACAACGTGTTCATATGATCTATAAATTGAGAGTTGGTAATTACGAGACAACTGGTAAATTAATAAATATCAGATAAAAACGGATCATGTGTTAAATCCAAGGAGTTGCCTGGAAACAGGCAGCTCCTTTTTTATGATCTATCTTTTTTATTTTGAATTTTACGTTCGGCGAATTTACAACGAGCAGTGATTAAGACAGTACGGATTAAGATTTCAGTTTTGGGCACAAACCGAGGCATTTACTTCGGTTTGTTTTTACTATAATTGAAAGTCTACATCATTTTTTCTTTTAATTTTAGTTCGTCACCTCATTCAAAAAACTTATTATGTTCAACAAAAAAGTGTTTTCTGCTCTGCAGGTTGTAGCCTATTTATTTTTATTACAAGCATGCAAACCTGCAAAGCAACTTACGACAACGACAACTACAACTCTGCCGAAGGTAACTACGGAATTCAGGGCCGCGTGGGTGGCAACAGTGGCCAACATTAACTGGCCCAGCAGACCGGGGTTGGCGGTAGATTCACAAAAGATAGAAGCCATTGCATTACTTGATTTTTTGCAGAAACATAATTTCAATGCCGCCATATTACAAGTAAGGCCTCAGGCTGATGCACTTTATAAAAGTGACCTGGAGCCATGGTCTTATTATCTTACCGGCTCACAGGGAAAAGCTCCCGAACCATTTTATGATCCGCTGGAGTTTTGGGTAAAAGAAGCCCATGACCGCGGTATTGAATTACATGTCTGGCTCAATCCTTACCGTGCACATCATAAGGATGGAAAAGAAATAAGTGAACTCTCTGTTGTAAAAAAACATCCTGACTGGGTTGTTTATCTTAAAGAAGGTTATTGGTGGATGGATCCGGCAAAAAAAGAAGTGCAGGATATGACCAATGATGTGATCATGGATATTGTAAAGCGTTATGATATTGATGGCATTCACATGGATGATTATTTCTATCCCTATCCTTCTTACAATGGCGGTGTTGATTTTCCTGATTCAGTAAGTTGGGCTGCCTATCAACGCAGTGGCGGCAAACTGTCTCGTGGAGACTGGCGTCGTGATGCAGTGAATAAATTGATCCAACGTTTATATACAAATATCAAGGCCGAAAAATCATGGGTAAAATTTGGTTTGAGTCCTTTTGGTATCTGGCGACCCGGTTATCCTAATATGGTAGAAGGTTTTGATCAGTATGATCAGCTTTATGCTGATGCAAAGCTCTGGCTTAATAAAGGATGGATAGATTATTTTACTCCGCAACTATATTGGCCAGTGAACCGCTATGCACAAAGCTTCCCCGTATTATTGGGTTGGTGGGCCGGCGAAAACAAAATGGACCGTCATTTATGGCCTGGTATTAGTGTGGGCCGTGATAGTACCGATAAAAACCTGGATGAGATCATCAACGAGATAATGATTGACCGTGGTATGATACCGGAAAGTATGGGAGTCGTTCATTGGAGTATTTCATCTTTAACAAAGAATCCAAGAATGGCGGATACGCTATTAAAGTCTGTCTATAAAAAACAGGCATTGGTGCCGTCAAGTCCCTGGCTTGATAAAAATGCACCGGCAGCGCCGGCTGTTATTACTGAAACGCAAAACGATCTTCTAAAAATCAGCTGGACACACCCGGATGAGAAAGACGTTTTTCAATGGGTGGTTTATCACAAATATAATAACCGCTGGAGCTATACTATTCTTGATCATTCTAAACGATCGCTAAGTATAAGAAAAGTTGTCGGCGAAAATGCACAACGTCAGACATTATCAGGCATTATTGTTACAGCTGTAGATAGAACAGGGAATGAGAGTGTGAAAAATATAATAGAAATAAAGTGATTTTTATTTTCCAGCTATGTTATTTTTCTCCTTCACATATTTGTTTGTAACGATCTTGCCTGAGTTTGTTAATGAGTTATTCCTGATTGAATGTGCAGCCCTTACAGCATCTTCATAAACTATCAGCGATTTGCCGATATTACTATTAGAAAAACTATTCTTTTCAAGTAATGAATATTGGGTGCCATACAAGTGAATCAAAGCCAGGTCAGTCTTAGTATTACTGTTCGATACTGAGTTATTTGAAAAAATCAAATGTGGTCCCATGGTGCTTTCATCATTACCACCCCGAAGCATTGTTAATAGCTGGTCTTTATGTTCTTTAAATGAGGAGTTAGTTATTTTTAATTTCTCTACATTATAGTATCCTTTATTATCAATTTCGTTATCGAATTTAAATAACACTCCGTTGCCATTGCTGAATGTACATCTATTGATAATAATGCTATCTGAAATAGCTGATTTAGCTGCCGTAAAAAAAGCTCCATTAAGATTCTTAATAACGCAATTGTTCATGTACAGATTTGAATGATTAGAACTACCGGAAGTATCAGTAGTAATAAATGTACCGGCTGATACAGAATTTAAATCCAGGTTAAGGTTAGTAAGCTTTAGATTTTTTCCTGCTTTTAGCTGAATAAAAAAACCTGAATTAGAAGAGTTAGAAAACCTGATGATTTGTTTTTGAGTGCTTGTTAATGATACATCGTTGATTATTGTTAATGGGGAACTGAAAACATATTCGGTTCCCGTCAAATTAATTGTCAATTCGGCACTCGAATTTTCAGATAATAGCTGTTCAATTTCTTTGGCTGTTTTGCAGTCTTTTTTTCTTTGTTTGACTACTTGTTTATTTTTTGGATTGTACCATTTTGCTCCACATGAAGAAACAGCATTCATCCAGGTTTCCTGTAATCGTTTTGTACTTGCATGCCCTGGTTTATCTGAAAGTGGCGAACCAAGCCTCTCTTTACTTATTGTTTTTAAGGAATCACCTATAATATATTTTGCACTGCTACCGGGAACCGGGTTAGGAAATGGTAGTGAAGTTGTTTTGGTAAGTGTGAAAGCGTTTTTAGTAAAGCCAGTAATGTTCGGGTTGTAAATAGCACTCATCAGGTTGCCTGAAAACTTAATACCACTTATATCATCATAGATGTGGCATAATTGTGTGTCTTTTGAATTGAAGAAAATATTATTCTCAAAGTAAACTTTGCTTGGAGGTACGGATCGCTCAGTATCACTTCCTTCGCAAAAGCTTATTGGAGTACATTCAACAAAACTGTTATTTGCAATGACTGCATCTGTTACTTCTACATAACGGTTAGCCGGAGAATTAGGGACTCCATTCATTATTGATAGAGGTGACCTGAATCCCACACCACGGCATTGATAGAAGTAGTTATTTACGACCCATTGTCCTTTGTTAATAATACGTACGCCACCCGTCCCTTCTTTGTTATTGCCAAGGAAAGTATTATTCTCAACCGTATTAAAATTACCGTGCCTGAATACTACTGCACCCTGGCATTCTTTAAAAAGATTATTACGGATAATATTTGATCCTGACTTGATTGATACAATTTCTGTTTCACCATCACAGGTTTCAAAAAAATTATCGGTTATCTGTGTGTTGGAGTTGAACTCGCAATGCTGTGATACACCTACACGGATAATTTCTCCACCATTTGAAGCAAGAGGTTGTCGCACTCCAAAATAATTATGATCAATAGAATGAAAATTTTCCCTGCTTCTCTCATCATCAAGAATAACGGCAAGCAGCACTCCTAAGTTTTTCTTATTTAAAAAGCTGCAATGATCCAACCGGTTATTTTTTCCATAAAATGCAATCCAATAATTTTCGTCCAGTCTTTTGGAGTTATTGAAATCATTAATAACAGTATTGGTTACCCTGCAGTTATTAGCTATTTTATCCTTATTGATACAAAATTTAATAACCGCATCATTACCTGCATAACCTTTTTCAAAATATAAACCATCAACGATAATATAGTTTCCACCGAGATTGAGTTTGGAGTTTCCTGATATTAAAACTTTGCCTGCTGTTTGTGCTTTAAATATAATCGGAAGTTCTTTTGTACCACTACAATCCAGTTTTATAATTGCATTTTCC
This genomic interval from Bacteroidota bacterium contains the following:
- a CDS encoding DUF4957 domain-containing protein, whose translation is MCRFFLLNYFLILVSTISIARNIPVKNIDELNKANKEAKPGDTIVLQNGVWENAIIKLDCSGTKELPIIFKAQTAGKVLISGNSKLNLGGNYIIVDGLYFEKGYAGNDAVIKFCINKDKIANNCRVTNTVINDFNNSKRLDENYWIAFYGKNNRLDHCSFLNKKNLGVLLAVILDDERSRENFHSIDHNYFGVRQPLASNGGEIIRVGVSQHCEFNSNTQITDNFFETCDGETEIVSIKSGSNIIRNNLFKECQGAVVFRHGNFNTVENNTFLGNNKEGTGGVRIINKGQWVVNNYFYQCRGVGFRSPLSIMNGVPNSPANRYVEVTDAVIANNSFVECTPISFCEGSDTERSVPPSKVYFENNIFFNSKDTQLCHIYDDISGIKFSGNLMSAIYNPNITGFTKNAFTLTKTTSLPFPNPVPGSSAKYIIGDSLKTISKERLGSPLSDKPGHASTKRLQETWMNAVSSCGAKWYNPKNKQVVKQRKKDCKTAKEIEQLLSENSSAELTINLTGTEYVFSSPLTIINDVSLTSTQKQIIRFSNSSNSGFFIQLKAGKNLKLTNLNLDLNSVSAGTFITTDTSGSSNHSNLYMNNCVIKNLNGAFFTAAKSAISDSIIINRCTFSNGNGVLFKFDNEIDNKGYYNVEKLKITNSSFKEHKDQLLTMLRGGNDESTMGPHLIFSNNSVSNSNTKTDLALIHLYGTQYSLLEKNSFSNSNIGKSLIVYEDAVRAAHSIRNNSLTNSGKIVTNKYVKEKNNIAGK